In one window of Isachenkonia alkalipeptolytica DNA:
- a CDS encoding YggT family protein has product MFDAYTVSQALFQLGRIINFLILARIIMSWVNPNPTSPIASVLYSVTEPILGPIRSLIYNVFKYQGMLDFSPIVAILLINWLIIPFLRNLAFMVL; this is encoded by the coding sequence TTGTTTGATGCATACACCGTAAGCCAAGCCCTGTTTCAATTGGGCAGAATAATAAATTTTTTGATCCTGGCAAGGATTATCATGTCCTGGGTAAACCCCAACCCCACAAGTCCCATTGCTTCAGTTTTGTACAGTGTTACAGAACCGATTTTGGGCCCCATACGAAGTTTGATATACAACGTGTTTAAATATCAGGGAATGCTGGATTTTTCACCGATTGTGGCGATTTTACTGATCAATTGGCTGATCATTCCCTTCCTGAGAAATTTAGCCTTTATGGTATTGTAA
- a CDS encoding cell division protein SepF, with product MAEKLIEKVKYFVGMDEDELENEEYDGEVEEEQTMQTSKTNKVYNLHKNEQVNVVIFEPKDFEEASVIVDNLKTRKPVVVNLEEVETELAKKFFDFLSGAVYALDGNIQKVSASIFILAPSNVELTGAGTREDFKAKGPFPWQK from the coding sequence ATGGCAGAAAAGTTAATTGAAAAAGTGAAGTACTTTGTTGGAATGGATGAGGACGAACTGGAAAATGAAGAGTATGACGGCGAAGTAGAAGAGGAGCAGACCATGCAAACTTCAAAAACAAACAAAGTGTATAACCTTCACAAGAATGAACAGGTAAACGTCGTGATTTTCGAGCCCAAGGATTTTGAAGAAGCCTCTGTAATTGTGGATAATTTAAAAACACGAAAGCCCGTAGTGGTGAACTTAGAAGAGGTGGAAACGGAGCTGGCAAAGAAATTCTTTGACTTTTTATCCGGAGCGGTTTATGCTTTAGATGGTAACATTCAAAAAGTTTCTGCATCGATTTTCATTTTAGCTCCCAGCAACGTGGAATTAACCGGAGCGGGAACCCGGGAAGATTTTAAGGCGAAGGGACCTTTCCCCTGGCAGAAATAG